From Heliomicrobium modesticaldum Ice1, a single genomic window includes:
- a CDS encoding cadherin-like beta sandwich domain-containing protein, with protein MNSRRSRKRRASSFLVLFLVLLLTVNPVMPAKAYALPSIEDLVNEALEQTGMKDLADDVAETLEDTVNGTLPVLEKVPEMVMDDTKAKAEEAAAQLSVIMPVLREIAETGNVVTEILGAVPIDFDVDVAVPMPGDLGNDMGAKAWAKKQGDYISLCIWVDGPGRSQAVFGIANDDPLGGGNAPHFENSGHITTAFYDMTPNGRDYVHARLPLGMDMPTVYARGYIPWGSKDEQYIKVEIGGMTDTQVNLNFEVSLKGTADAEVSIEGEAKASFSVGVSPQEAQKVANRTMITMNRALIAEAEKGELGPEAAARVIKAAIGQLKACSAENPGAIGSVTLGVDIAGLVGLGVADSVWPGISASGGLYLELPLDAAANIGLDALDGLLENTELMANDIHRIASCVLSGDLSSETLNEVTARLRNSWENGAKPVFENIVNDTVGAVAQTSVGISLSLDLAGEGSTSGGGDGGTESSFNLFAADASIPGGEALVAAANGEFISDTVEGLALFLGNMLSGNVDRDVPDQLDRLDEVVDNLAEGTVLRLDICTPLYVQLTAELSARPLVEASKTSIECLRGLNRAMLHAAREGSLEPLRNIENYIQGGKEHLLEFIKSISGSMFGLDLGIGASADLGAEATVTVDGGASVYMKANPEMIFFVTSLGELQFDDVTGLAQAGIDISVGASGGVNLGEGVELGVQGGASVDTSLLKLLLEEHHGPIDDLYTVKGSSNANLGELTVTVGGKQRNLIPELNDTDTSYTAYVPYNTNLVTIEAKPQSPGAKVRFWGLDTNRYTEDLNGYNMLVPITVWAEDGTMKEYQLSVLQGPSIKLRSLSSPNDSLYFSPDQFSPDQNNYVINVPLYRTDIEFVPVLDHIGATLKVNGVPWSSGQTFKAPLNVGENIITFEVGDYMDTNTYTVKVNRAPSSDATLAYLSVNQGTLDPAFDKNTTSYTVSVGEDVASIAIYADVNEPHATATLYKVDGNQREELQSQLYGIRKTVEIQPGENSFEIVVTAQDGTTRETYSLNVFRTNVPLKRLAVRIGDGAGAQNIELTPSSLGHGLDLNSDSNVYITAEPISENVKVYIGNAVVTKEDGWTANLGQIREDQQVSIPVTVRTLADLKRTDYVIRFNLSNQDMGLESVRFVYKDQSGNDQTVVPSSGTDGFHAEVPSYVDHIKVYATPEYTTGNNPAYTFVNHMIDYAGSTVFVDHSVPGVTVSLGVEMNTIPITVVAANGNTSTYNLYVTRPTPPEMIADLTSISANCGSFDHAFDPRITSYFLTIPYQPDEDANSTTYPGWPSSVIITLACASDGSTFQVPTQYVWRKYKVHGDKGSQNPLLYEIHVENIYTWDPIPVQFSVTSPNGQVSKVYNITIQRSPSANAWLDPNSGLQVSIDKNSIESLNPVSYPFNLAYTVNVGSEVDKIYLRAKPWYPGASLTINGATAEYQYDDVNSPYPVQYCEWREVPLSAGANKVEVAVTAPNGKNTKTYTVTINRAAPPDTAPPSIGVPVNITVEATSSAGAVVNFNARAIDAVDGEVPVTYSKNPGSVFPVGDTAVTVTAQDQAGNTATAGFTVKVQDTTPPSFGPVGDVEVDAAGSGGAAVNFSVTATDLVDGPVEVMYSRTPGSVFPVGTTRVTCMAEDSRGNAAIKTFNVTVIGQTVENAVISSDAADFDKNIANQADVETTITWNSATAVTDVKKAGASIGMENYAVNGNILTIKKEYLATQPTGGLVLTVEFDRGNAATLAINILDTTPQIISATISPTTVTFDLDSPGDVSTTISWGSAATVTDVVYGSVYLTSPADYNVSGNTLTIKETCLSGLNLTDGNSIDFEISFNAGDSAVLTVNAVSSYVPSGDAALSDLRVGGETVAGFVYKQYEYTVQLPYGTQPGSPAAFVSATPNDSRANVRITQAASLPGAAKVEVTAEDGTVLTYTIHFTVAEPPLSSNASLSGLTLSAGSLSFAPDTVSYTLSVANGVTSTTVTPVAADANARVQVNGKDVESGRSSEPIALKVGSNTIAIVVTAQDGVTVRTYTVTVNRAAAPSRDRDDDRGSGGTSTLQPQPVQPPAATVGGLKTTATVDAATGTVKTELDADALNMALEGALTGDDGKKTLEVELSKSATGSYNVEFPASALSNPQADINIEIKTDAGTVTLPGNMLAGTGFENQGDAGLTIKNVDKSTLPEEVRNAVGDKPVIQLGLTVDGEQKAWNNPDAPVTVSIPYTPTAAELADPEHIVVWYIDGSGNVISVPNGRYDPATGTVTFTTTHFSYYAVVYKQVSFKDVAKDAWYSKAVSFIAAREITTGTGGGNFSPEAKLTRGQFIVMLLKAYGIAPDENPQDNFADAGNTWYTGYLAAAKRTGISAGVGGNVFAPEKEITRQEMFTLLYNALKVIGRLPEGDSGKRLSDFSDTGEIAPWSKEAMKLLVETGTIGGSGGKLLPKDTTTRAQMAQVLYNLLTK; from the coding sequence ATGAATAGCAGACGAAGCAGGAAAAGGAGGGCCAGTTCTTTTCTTGTCCTATTCCTTGTCCTGTTGCTGACGGTGAATCCAGTTATGCCTGCTAAGGCATACGCGCTTCCGTCAATAGAGGATCTGGTCAACGAAGCTCTTGAACAAACGGGCATGAAGGATCTGGCGGACGATGTGGCCGAGACTCTGGAAGACACCGTGAACGGCACTCTGCCGGTGTTGGAGAAAGTACCGGAAATGGTCATGGACGACACCAAGGCAAAAGCGGAAGAGGCGGCAGCGCAGCTTTCCGTGATCATGCCGGTGCTGCGGGAAATTGCGGAAACCGGAAACGTTGTTACTGAAATTCTGGGCGCCGTACCCATTGACTTCGACGTTGATGTTGCCGTGCCCATGCCGGGAGACTTGGGCAACGATATGGGAGCGAAAGCCTGGGCGAAGAAGCAGGGGGATTACATTTCACTGTGCATATGGGTGGACGGCCCCGGCCGCAGCCAGGCCGTTTTCGGCATCGCCAACGACGACCCTCTGGGCGGGGGGAACGCGCCTCATTTTGAGAACTCCGGGCACATAACCACTGCTTTCTATGACATGACCCCCAATGGGCGTGACTATGTCCATGCCCGGCTTCCTTTAGGTATGGATATGCCCACAGTGTATGCGCGCGGCTATATCCCCTGGGGGTCTAAGGATGAGCAGTACATTAAGGTTGAAATCGGCGGCATGACCGACACCCAGGTAAACCTCAACTTTGAGGTAAGCCTGAAGGGGACGGCGGACGCGGAGGTATCCATTGAGGGCGAGGCCAAAGCCAGCTTCTCGGTGGGCGTGTCGCCCCAGGAGGCGCAGAAGGTCGCCAACCGGACTATGATCACCATGAATAGGGCCCTGATCGCCGAGGCGGAAAAGGGCGAACTCGGCCCCGAGGCGGCGGCCAGGGTCATCAAGGCGGCCATTGGCCAGTTGAAAGCCTGCTCCGCTGAAAACCCCGGGGCCATTGGTTCGGTTACCCTGGGCGTGGATATCGCCGGGCTGGTGGGGCTGGGAGTGGCGGATTCCGTCTGGCCGGGCATCAGCGCTTCCGGCGGGCTGTATCTGGAATTGCCCCTGGACGCGGCGGCAAACATCGGGCTGGACGCTTTGGATGGTTTACTGGAAAATACCGAGCTGATGGCTAACGATATCCACCGGATTGCATCCTGTGTGTTAAGCGGCGATCTTAGCAGCGAAACTCTGAATGAAGTGACCGCGAGGCTCCGGAATTCCTGGGAAAACGGCGCAAAACCGGTATTTGAAAATATAGTCAATGATACTGTAGGGGCCGTTGCTCAAACCAGTGTCGGCATTTCCTTATCCCTTGACCTAGCGGGAGAAGGCAGTACCTCTGGTGGCGGCGACGGCGGCACTGAAAGCTCCTTCAACCTTTTTGCGGCCGATGCCTCAATTCCCGGGGGAGAGGCTTTGGTGGCGGCTGCCAATGGAGAATTCATCAGCGATACTGTCGAAGGCCTGGCCCTTTTCCTGGGCAACATGCTGAGCGGCAATGTGGACCGGGATGTGCCGGACCAGCTTGACAGGCTGGACGAAGTGGTTGACAACCTGGCGGAGGGGACGGTGCTGAGACTCGACATCTGCACGCCCCTCTATGTCCAGCTTACCGCGGAGCTTTCGGCCAGGCCGCTGGTCGAGGCGTCCAAGACCAGTATCGAATGCCTCAGGGGGCTAAACCGCGCCATGCTTCATGCCGCCAGGGAAGGCAGCCTGGAACCGCTGCGGAACATCGAAAATTACATCCAAGGGGGCAAGGAGCACCTGCTTGAGTTTATCAAAAGCATCAGCGGGTCCATGTTCGGCCTTGACCTCGGTATTGGCGCCAGCGCCGACCTGGGAGCCGAGGCGACGGTGACGGTGGACGGCGGAGCCTCCGTGTACATGAAAGCAAACCCCGAAATGATCTTCTTCGTGACCTCCCTGGGCGAGCTGCAGTTTGACGACGTGACGGGCCTGGCGCAGGCGGGCATTGACATCTCGGTGGGCGCCAGCGGCGGCGTCAACCTGGGCGAGGGCGTGGAGCTGGGGGTTCAGGGCGGCGCCAGCGTGGATACCAGCCTGCTCAAGCTGCTCCTGGAGGAGCATCACGGTCCCATTGATGATCTCTATACCGTAAAAGGTTCGTCCAACGCCAACCTGGGCGAGCTGACCGTAACAGTCGGCGGGAAGCAGCGCAACCTGATACCGGAGCTGAATGATACTGATACTAGCTACACTGCGTATGTTCCTTACAACACCAATTTAGTCACCATTGAGGCAAAACCCCAGAGCCCAGGCGCAAAAGTGAGATTTTGGGGCCTGGATACGAATCGGTACACGGAAGACCTCAACGGATACAACATGTTGGTACCGATCACCGTATGGGCGGAAGACGGGACAATGAAGGAATACCAACTGTCGGTGCTGCAGGGTCCTTCCATCAAGCTCAGGTCCCTGAGTTCGCCGAATGATTCCTTATACTTTAGTCCTGACCAGTTTAGTCCTGACCAGAACAATTATGTTATCAACGTACCTTTATATCGCACCGATATTGAGTTCGTCCCGGTACTGGACCACATCGGAGCCACCCTCAAAGTGAACGGCGTGCCATGGTCCAGCGGGCAAACTTTCAAGGCCCCCCTCAACGTGGGAGAAAACATCATTACCTTTGAGGTCGGCGACTACATGGACACCAACACCTACACGGTCAAAGTGAACCGGGCTCCGTCCAGCGACGCCACGCTTGCCTATCTGAGCGTTAACCAGGGCACACTGGATCCGGCCTTTGACAAAAACACGACATCCTATACCGTGAGCGTCGGTGAAGATGTCGCCAGTATTGCTATCTACGCCGATGTTAATGAGCCCCACGCGACGGCAACCCTGTACAAGGTGGACGGAAATCAGCGTGAAGAATTGCAGTCCCAGCTCTACGGCATTCGCAAAACTGTTGAAATCCAGCCGGGAGAGAACAGCTTCGAGATTGTGGTCACCGCCCAGGACGGTACAACCAGGGAAACTTATAGCCTCAATGTCTTCCGGACAAATGTGCCGCTCAAAAGACTGGCGGTCAGGATAGGCGATGGGGCAGGCGCTCAAAACATAGAACTAACTCCCTCTAGCTTAGGCCATGGTTTAGATTTGAACAGTGACTCCAACGTCTATATAACCGCAGAGCCCATAAGCGAGAACGTAAAAGTCTATATAGGAAATGCAGTGGTCACCAAAGAAGATGGGTGGACGGCAAATCTTGGGCAAATCCGCGAAGACCAGCAGGTGTCGATTCCCGTCACGGTCAGAACATTAGCCGACCTTAAGCGGACCGATTATGTAATCAGGTTCAATTTGTCAAACCAAGACATGGGCCTGGAGAGTGTCAGGTTTGTATACAAAGACCAATCCGGCAACGATCAAACGGTTGTGCCGTCATCCGGCACTGACGGGTTCCACGCGGAGGTGCCTTCCTACGTAGATCACATTAAGGTGTATGCAACGCCCGAATACACTACAGGTAACAATCCTGCTTACACTTTCGTAAATCATATGATTGACTATGCCGGTTCGACTGTCTTTGTCGACCACAGTGTTCCGGGCGTAACCGTTTCCCTTGGAGTCGAAATGAACACCATTCCCATAACCGTCGTTGCCGCAAACGGCAATACCTCGACATATAATCTTTACGTTACGCGGCCGACACCTCCGGAAATGATTGCCGATCTTACCAGCATTTCTGCTAACTGCGGAAGTTTTGACCATGCTTTCGATCCGCGAATTACAAGTTATTTCCTCACCATCCCGTATCAGCCGGACGAAGACGCCAATTCAACCACGTACCCGGGGTGGCCGAGTTCGGTTATAATTACGCTTGCATGCGCGTCAGACGGTTCGACATTCCAGGTGCCTACACAATATGTCTGGAGGAAATACAAGGTTCACGGTGACAAAGGCTCCCAAAATCCATTATTATATGAGATCCATGTGGAAAACATATATACATGGGACCCTATCCCTGTGCAGTTTTCCGTTACCTCTCCGAACGGACAGGTGAGCAAGGTCTACAACATTACCATCCAGCGCTCCCCTTCTGCGAACGCCTGGTTGGACCCTAACAGCGGACTGCAGGTAAGCATAGACAAGAACAGCATAGAAAGCTTAAATCCGGTTTCCTACCCTTTCAACTTAGCCTACACCGTCAATGTGGGCAGCGAGGTGGATAAAATCTACCTTCGCGCCAAACCCTGGTACCCCGGAGCATCTCTGACCATCAACGGGGCTACAGCGGAATATCAATACGATGATGTCAACTCTCCATATCCAGTACAGTACTGCGAATGGCGGGAAGTGCCCCTCAGCGCGGGAGCGAATAAAGTTGAGGTTGCAGTCACCGCGCCGAACGGCAAAAACACCAAGACCTATACCGTCACGATAAACCGCGCGGCGCCGCCCGACACCGCGCCGCCTTCCATCGGAGTGCCGGTGAACATCACGGTCGAGGCGACTTCTTCCGCCGGGGCGGTCGTCAACTTCAATGCCAGGGCCATCGACGCCGTGGACGGCGAAGTGCCTGTGACCTACAGCAAAAACCCGGGTTCCGTATTCCCGGTGGGTGACACCGCCGTAACCGTCACCGCCCAGGACCAGGCGGGCAACACCGCCACAGCCGGCTTTACTGTCAAGGTGCAGGACACCACTCCGCCGTCCTTTGGGCCTGTGGGGGATGTAGAAGTCGACGCGGCCGGTTCCGGCGGCGCGGCGGTTAATTTCTCCGTTACGGCCACAGACCTGGTGGACGGTCCGGTTGAGGTCATGTATTCAAGGACGCCGGGCTCTGTATTCCCGGTGGGAACTACCAGGGTAACCTGTATGGCGGAGGATTCGAGGGGCAACGCGGCTATTAAAACCTTCAATGTGACCGTTATAGGCCAGACAGTAGAAAATGCCGTTATTTCTTCGGATGCTGCGGATTTTGACAAAAATATCGCCAACCAGGCGGATGTGGAAACCACCATCACCTGGAATAGCGCCACAGCCGTTACCGATGTTAAGAAGGCCGGAGCCTCCATTGGAATGGAAAACTATGCTGTAAACGGAAATATCCTGACTATAAAGAAGGAGTACCTGGCAACTCAGCCCACAGGCGGCCTTGTGCTGACGGTGGAATTCGACAGGGGCAATGCGGCGACGCTGGCTATCAATATACTCGATACGACACCGCAAATCATCAGCGCAACCATCAGCCCGACGACAGTGACTTTCGATCTGGATAGCCCCGGCGACGTAAGCACAACCATATCCTGGGGCAGCGCAGCTACCGTCACTGATGTGGTCTATGGCTCAGTTTATTTGACATCGCCTGCGGATTACAACGTTAGCGGGAACACCCTGACCATAAAGGAAACCTGCCTCTCCGGACTAAATCTGACCGATGGGAATTCCATAGATTTTGAAATCTCGTTTAATGCGGGAGACAGCGCGGTACTGACAGTTAACGCTGTCAGCAGCTACGTGCCGTCCGGTGACGCTGCTTTAAGCGATCTGAGAGTGGGCGGAGAAACCGTTGCGGGCTTTGTATACAAACAATATGAATACACTGTCCAGCTGCCATACGGCACTCAGCCCGGCAGCCCGGCAGCCTTCGTCAGCGCAACGCCGAATGACTCCAGGGCAAACGTGCGCATCACTCAGGCTGCGTCCCTGCCCGGAGCGGCCAAAGTGGAGGTCACTGCCGAGGACGGCACTGTGCTGACCTACACCATACACTTTACTGTGGCAGAGCCACCGCTATCCTCCAATGCAAGCCTAAGCGGGCTGACATTGAGCGCCGGGAGCTTGAGCTTCGCGCCGGATACGGTAAGCTATACACTAAGCGTAGCCAATGGAGTAACAAGCACAACGGTTACCCCTGTTGCAGCGGATGCAAATGCCAGGGTGCAGGTGAACGGAAAGGATGTTGAAAGCGGTCGGTCCTCCGAACCCATAGCGCTTAAAGTCGGAAGCAACACGATTGCTATTGTGGTTACGGCACAGGATGGTGTAACCGTCAGGACATATACAGTCACTGTGAACAGGGCGGCAGCGCCAAGTAGAGATAGGGATGATGACAGAGGCAGTGGCGGAACCTCAACCCTTCAACCCCAGCCTGTGCAACCTCCGGCAGCGACTGTCGGCGGGTTGAAGACCACCGCAACTGTGGATGCAGCTACGGGTACCGTAAAAACAGAGCTTGATGCCGATGCTCTGAATATGGCCCTGGAAGGCGCACTGACAGGTGATGACGGGAAAAAGACATTGGAAGTTGAACTGTCCAAGTCGGCTACGGGAAGCTACAATGTGGAATTTCCGGCATCGGCCCTTTCCAATCCGCAGGCTGATATAAACATTGAAATCAAAACTGATGCAGGCACAGTTACACTTCCGGGCAACATGCTTGCTGGTACAGGATTTGAAAATCAGGGTGATGCAGGCTTGACAATTAAAAATGTTGACAAATCAACTCTCCCGGAGGAGGTTAGAAACGCCGTAGGCGATAAACCGGTGATACAGCTGGGCCTTACGGTTGATGGCGAGCAAAAGGCTTGGAACAACCCGGACGCTCCGGTGACGGTAAGCATCCCCTATACGCCGACGGCGGCGGAGCTGGCCGATCCCGAGCATATCGTCGTCTGGTACATCGACGGCAGCGGCAATGTAATATCAGTACCCAACGGGCGCTACGACCCGGCCACCGGCACCGTTACCTTCACCACCACCCATTTCAGCTATTACGCCGTAGTCTACAAGCAGGTGAGCTTCAAGGACGTGGCAAAGGATGCGTGGTACTCAAAAGCGGTTTCCTTCATCGCCGCCAGGGAGATCACTACCGGCACGGGAGGCGGCAATTTCAGCCCCGAAGCGAAGCTGACCAGGGGGCAGTTCATCGTCATGCTGCTGAAGGCGTACGGCATCGCCCCCGATGAAAACCCGCAGGACAATTTCGCGGACGCGGGCAATACCTGGTATACCGGCTACCTGGCCGCGGCCAAGCGGACCGGCATATCCGCGGGCGTGGGCGGCAACGTGTTCGCCCCCGAAAAGGAAATCACCCGCCAGGAAATGTTCACTTTGCTGTACAACGCGCTGAAGGTAATAGGACGGCTGCCTGAAGGCGATTCCGGCAAAAGGCTTTCCGATTTCAGTGACACAGGCGAAATTGCCCCCTGGTCGAAAGAGGCTATGAAGCTGCTGGTGGAAACCGGCACCATCGGCGGCAGCGGCGGCAAACTTTTGCCTAAGGACACCACCACCAGGGCGCAGATGGCCCAGGTACTGTATAACTTGCTGACAAAATAA
- a CDS encoding response regulator has translation MQIRHSYAGSAAKANTEDKVKELPETELYQHEAAAAIRRLEAGKNRHTPIIAVTAGATPEEKERSLAAGMDDYIIKPVLLDALSGTLARWLPGAVKNGRQVLGDAFAETAAASQDILPSFVPEEKKAELLQTVGADPALLSRVLAAFLRDMPEKLAALEAALKEKDAPRARLLSHGMKSSGQFVGAASFAALCGEMEEKAVAGALDGAGELAEKIRRELVKIQKELAQ, from the coding sequence ATGCAGATCCGGCACTCATATGCCGGATCTGCGGCAAAGGCAAATACTGAGGATAAGGTTAAGGAACTGCCTGAAACAGAGCTTTATCAACATGAGGCCGCGGCAGCCATCCGCAGGCTGGAGGCCGGGAAAAACAGGCATACCCCCATTATCGCCGTCACCGCCGGCGCTACCCCTGAGGAAAAGGAAAGGAGCCTTGCCGCCGGCATGGACGATTACATAATAAAGCCCGTCCTGCTGGACGCCCTGTCCGGGACGCTGGCGCGCTGGCTGCCGGGCGCCGTGAAAAACGGGCGGCAGGTTTTGGGGGACGCTTTCGCCGAAACCGCCGCCGCAAGCCAGGATATTCTCCCCTCCTTTGTGCCGGAGGAAAAAAAGGCGGAGCTTCTGCAAACGGTGGGCGCGGACCCGGCGCTTCTGTCCCGGGTGCTGGCCGCCTTCCTTAGGGATATGCCGGAAAAGCTTGCCGCGCTGGAAGCCGCCCTGAAGGAAAAAGACGCCCCCCGTGCCCGGCTGCTCTCCCACGGGATGAAATCAAGCGGGCAGTTTGTCGGAGCCGCCTCCTTCGCCGCCCTGTGCGGGGAGATGGAGGAAAAGGCCGTAGCCGGCGCCCTTGATGGGGCCGGGGAGCTGGCGGAAAAAATCCGCCGGGAACTTGTGAAAATTCAAAAAGAACTGGCACAGTAG